The genomic region GATCTGGCTGTTCGTTGGGGTGCTGATCGCTCTGTTGATGGTGATCACCTATTTCCCCGATCTCTCCCTCTGGCTGCCGCGTTTTGCCGGGCTGCTGGGCTAACCGCCCAGCCGTCGCGCCAACGTCGCTCTGACCGCGTCGCTCGGCGCCAATTCCAGCGCCTGCGCGCGGTAATGCGTGGCCTGATCGACATGCCTGCAGCCAGCGTGCAGGTCCGCCAGCACGGCGGCCCACATATAACTGCCGACCAGCCAGGCCGGCGGCTCAAACCCTTCAAGCACCCCGAGACCTTCGGCCGGTCCGCGCCACTCGCCGACCGCCACGGCCCGGTTCAGCCGGTGCAGTGCCGAAGGCGCCATCTGTTCGAGCAAGCCATAGCACTCTGCCACCCGCTCCCAACGCGTTTCGGCAAATGAAGGCGCCAGGCAATGCTCTGCCGCAACGCCAGCCTCGGCATGGTAGCGGGAGAAGTGCGAGCCCTGAGCGGCCTTGGCGAGCCATTCCAGACCAATGCCGATCTGGTGCTGATCCCAAAGCGCGCGATCCTGCTCCTCAAGCAGCAGCAAGCCGCCTGCTGCATCCTCACGCGCGATCATGCGCGCAGCATGCAGGTGCATCAGCGCCAGCAAAGCAAAGGTTTCAGGCTGCTGACCCGCCGGGTGCGCGACGAGCAGGCTCGCGAGCCGAATAGCCTCGGCGCACAACTCTTTGCGGATAGCGCGTTCAGCGTGCGACGACAGATAGCCCTCGGTAAATATCAGATAGATGATCGCGTGCACGGCTGGTAATCGCGTTTCGTAGTCGTTTGCCGCTACGCTGGCAGTGCTGAACCCGGCTTGCTTTAGTCGCCCACGGGCGCGTGTCAGCCGCTTGTATGCAGTGGCTTCAGTGATGAAGAGACGCGCTGCGATTTCGCCAATGTCGAACCCGCACAGCACCTTCAGCGCCAGCACCAATTGCGCCTCGGTTGCGATGGCGTCGTCGCAGCAGGCAAACAGCATCCTCAGCAGGTCGTCCTGCACCTCGTTGGCCATCAAGACATCCGGTCTCTCGGCCTCCGGAACGTCGAATTCATGTGGGAAAGCGGCCAGCAGGCGCCCTCTGCCGGCTTTCTGGCGAAACTCGCTGAGCAATTGATTGCGCGCGACGCTGAACAGCCAGGCCGATGGATTGTCGGGCAATCCACCGGCCATCCAGCTGCTGAGCGCCTTGCTCAGCGCCAATTGGACCGCATCCTCGATCGTCTCGATATGCTGGGCGCCAAAACGGCGGACGAGGACGGCCACCACACGCCCATATTCATGCCGGAAGAAATGCTCAACCAGCCCGGACGTTTGACTCAAGGCGTCTTGATTTCCCGAATCTCGACGCTGGCACCGGGCGCTACAACGCCGGGCATTTCACGCACCATCGCCTCAGCCGCTTCCAAGCTGTCCGCTGAGAGCACCATGTAGCCGCCGATGACTTCCTTGGCCTCAATGAACGGGCCGTCGCTATGGCCTTGTGGGGTCACCACCCTGCCGCCGCCCAGTGGCGCGCCCATATCCACGATGCTGTCGCTGAACTTGTCTTTCCAGGCGTTGAACTTGGCGTACATCTCTTCCATCTGGGCTGGCGATGGTTTGGGGCCCTGCGCGGCCTGACCGGGCTCGCTGCGACGGATGAAGAGAAAGTTCTGTTGAGCCATTATTTTGTCCTTCCGTTGACGGCGTCGACTTGGTGCCGACACAGCAATGACGCCTCGGCGCGCCATTTTTGGACCCATGGTGCAGATTTCTTTTTGCGCCAGAATTTGGGTGTGCATCCAGCCTCGCACATGATGGCCGGCAGGCACAGCTTCGCGCACTCAAATAGACTGCCACTTCGCTGGGGCGACGATGTCAGCTCACCGGTTGCGCTCGCTTCGCCACTGCGGCTGCGGTTCGCCCAGTGTTTGTAGGTGCGACGCATCGGCGCCCTCGATGCGCCGCAACAGGAGGCGGGTAAGCTCCCCACCCGCAGCAAAGACATCTTCACGAATGCTGTCCAGCGCTGGAAACAGTGTCGGCAGGATGCCCGAGGTCTGTTTGTAGATCAGCTCAATGTCCTTGCCGAGTTGCAATCCGGCTTCCTGCAAGCCACTTGCCAACGCGATGGTGCGCATTTCGCTGTCGCACAGGATACCGTCTGGACGGCCGGCTTCCTGCGCCAGCTCAAACGCCATGCGGCGCATTTCTGCGGGCGGCATCCCCTGCGTCCCCTTCATCACCCGCGCGCCAATCCCGGCACTGGCGGTGGCGCGCTCAAAGGCCCCCATCAGGTTGTGGTGGTTGGTGGTGCTGTCATCGCCGACCACCAGCATGACGTGATGGCAGCCCTTGCTCGCCAAACGCTCAACAGCAGTGGCGACAAAAGCCTCTGCATGAAAGTCATGAAACGGATGCGGCGTATCAAAACCGGTGCGTCCATGCGTGACGAAAGGGAAACCGGCATCGATCATCAATTGCACACGCGGGTCACGAGGCCTGGTGTGGGTGATGATCACGCCATCCGCGGTGCGGTTCTCCAGCACATAGCTGACAGTGTCGACAGCGTCGCCACGTTCAAACTCGGGAATGACAGTGAGATGGTAGCGCGTACCCTTGATGGCCTGACCAATGCCCTGAATCATTTGACGCGCGAAGTCGATGGAATCCTCGGCACCATCCAGCACCAGCGCAATCACATTGGTCTTGCCGGTTCGCAGGCGCACCCCGGCGCGATCAGGAACATAGCCCAATTGCTCTGCAGCAGCGGCGACCTTGGCACGCGTCTCGGGTTTAAGCGTGGTGCCACCGCGCAGCGAGAGCGAAACTGTCGAGAGGCTCAGCCCGGTCAGTTCCGCAATGGTGCGCAAGGTGACGCGACCGCCTGCTAATGGTTTCTGCGAACTCACCTGTGCCTGCGCCCCGCTACTCCAGATTTCCCTGTTTTGCATGCCCGGAGCCCCTTGCCAACAGCGCCCGCCCAGCGGCAAGCCTCAATGGCATTTGCAACGTTGCAAATACTGTGCATACCTGTGCGAAAATCGACCCTTGTGCAACACGTGAAGCCGACATCCGGAGCCGAAATGCCCTATTCAAATCCTCTCGCGTCAAAACTCGCCCTGCGCGATGATGATATCAAGCGCGAAGGTAAGCTGGAGCGGCTATGTGCTGACCTCGCCAGCAAGATACTGACCCCGATAGCTGATGCCCGGTTCCAGTGGCATGTGCAGCGGGATGATGTCAGCGCCGACGCCGCACTGGCTGATGACTGGCGCAATTGGGAGCAGTTTGGCAGCCATTCAGTATGGGCCAAAAAGCAGGGACACACTTGGTTTGCTGCCGAGGTGGAAGTGCCCGAAGCCGCGATCGGCGAGACACTCGTGCTCAAATTTACCAGCCAGTGGCAGGACCGTCCCGGTACGACAGATCCGCAATGTCTGGCCTATATTGATGGCAGGATTTCACAGGCACTTGATGGCAACCACACCGAACTGGTGATTGCACGCAATGCCCAGCGCGGGCAGACGCACACGCTGCTGGTCAACGCCTTCACCTTTTTCGATCGGCCACTGGTCGGTTTCAAGGTAGATTTCTTCGTGCGCAATGCGCGCGCCGAAAAGCTCTATTTCGACCTGCAGACCCCCTTTGAGGTCGCCATCCGCCTGCACCAGCAGGACGCACGCCGGCATGCCATTCTGGACATTGTCGAACGCGCCCTGTTCGCTCTGGATCGCCGTGACGGTCACACCGATGCCTTCGTCGCCTCGCTGGATGAGGCTGAAAGGATCGCGGCCGAAGTCTACGATCTCGTTGATACCGAGAACCAGCCGCAAATTACTGCAGTCGGTTCCACCCATCTTGACGTCGGCTGGCTCTGGCGCGTCGCGCACACGCGCGACAAGACGGCGCGTTCCTTCGCCACGGTTCTCAACCTGATGGAGGAGTATCCCGAGTTCACCTTCATGTATAACCAGTCGGTGCTGTTCGATTTCCTCAGACAGGATTATCCCGAGCTTTGGACGCGGCTGTTGGAGCGCGTCAAGGCGGGTCAGTTCGAGATAGAAGGGGCAATGTGGGTGGAGCCTGACGTCAACATCATCTCCGGGGAGTCTTTGGTTCGCCAGATCATGCGCGGGCGTCGCTTTCACCGCGAGAATTTCGGCGTAGATCCCCAGACTGTCTGGCTGCCGGACACA from Devosia litorisediminis harbors:
- a CDS encoding RNA polymerase sigma factor; this encodes MSQTSGLVEHFFRHEYGRVVAVLVRRFGAQHIETIEDAVQLALSKALSSWMAGGLPDNPSAWLFSVARNQLLSEFRQKAGRGRLLAAFPHEFDVPEAERPDVLMANEVQDDLLRMLFACCDDAIATEAQLVLALKVLCGFDIGEIAARLFITEATAYKRLTRARGRLKQAGFSTASVAANDYETRLPAVHAIIYLIFTEGYLSSHAERAIRKELCAEAIRLASLLVAHPAGQQPETFALLALMHLHAARMIAREDAAGGLLLLEEQDRALWDQHQIGIGLEWLAKAAQGSHFSRYHAEAGVAAEHCLAPSFAETRWERVAECYGLLEQMAPSALHRLNRAVAVGEWRGPAEGLGVLEGFEPPAWLVGSYMWAAVLADLHAGCRHVDQATHYRAQALELAPSDAVRATLARRLGG
- a CDS encoding YciI family protein gives rise to the protein MAQQNFLFIRRSEPGQAAQGPKPSPAQMEEMYAKFNAWKDKFSDSIVDMGAPLGGGRVVTPQGHSDGPFIEAKEVIGGYMVLSADSLEAAEAMVREMPGVVAPGASVEIREIKTP
- a CDS encoding LacI family transcriptional regulator, whose product is MSSQKPLAGGRVTLRTIAELTGLSLSTVSLSLRGGTTLKPETRAKVAAAAEQLGYVPDRAGVRLRTGKTNVIALVLDGAEDSIDFARQMIQGIGQAIKGTRYHLTVIPEFERGDAVDTVSYVLENRTADGVIITHTRPRDPRVQLMIDAGFPFVTHGRTGFDTPHPFHDFHAEAFVATAVERLASKGCHHVMLVVGDDSTTNHHNLMGAFERATASAGIGARVMKGTQGMPPAEMRRMAFELAQEAGRPDGILCDSEMRTIALASGLQEAGLQLGKDIELIYKQTSGILPTLFPALDSIREDVFAAGGELTRLLLRRIEGADASHLQTLGEPQPQWRSERNR